The stretch of DNA CGCCACTTCCCGCCCGGCACCCAGATGGAATACTCCGCTTCGGCCGGCGCCTTTGCCTGCATCGTTGGCAAGGACAACCTTATCGCCAAGCTGGAAGGCTGGTCATCGCACTGCGCCGATTTGGCCGATTACTTCCGGACCGAAGGCGAGCGCTATATCCAATTGGGCGGTGGCTGGATAGGCTACGTCTCGGCCTGGGGATTGCTGGAACACATAGTTCCGGCCGGACAGAACCTCTTTAAGAAACTCAAACTTACGCCCAAGGACTTCAACCACGTGGCAATACATCAGGCCAACGGCATCCAGCCGATGATGGCAGCCGGGAAATTAGGCTTGGATATGTTCGCGGTGATGCAGGGCGTTATGACGCCGTCATTGGGCGATACCGGCTCAGCCGGAACCTTGATTCCGCTGGCCCATATCCTGGACAACGCCGGCCCGGACGAACGCGTCCTTGTAGCCGCATATGGCTCAGGCGCCGGCAGCGATTGCCTGTCCTTCAAGACCACGGCCGGCATAGAAGCCAAACGCCCCAAAAAGGACCTGGTCATGGAGCAGATAGACGACAAGCTAATGGTCGACTACGCCACCGCGTCCAAGTACGAGAACAAACTCGTCCGCTCCCCGATGATGCTGACGAATTATCTGTAAGTCGCGGGATACGCGATTCGTGATACGTGTATCCCGTATCTTTCTCCGTAACACCTTTGCTATCAATTCGTGCTACTATTCCTTGACTTCCTTCCGGGTTCCGTGTATTATCTCTCCGTTTGGAAAATTGGGTTATTAGTAATTGTTTCGGATTTAGGATTTAGACATTCGGATTTATTAGTGATTAT from Candidatus Brocadiia bacterium encodes:
- a CDS encoding hydroxymethylglutaryl-CoA synthase, yielding METGIVSYGTHIPKHRIDVREIYRVWRNVTPEMFDKMSFSERVVLMPDEDSISIAVNAAQLALDRSGLKREQIGGLFFGSGTNPYATKPAATVVQDALGLRSDIIAYDIQFSGKSGTSAIITAAAFVASGACDYAIAIGADTLNRHFPPGTQMEYSASAGAFACIVGKDNLIAKLEGWSSHCADLADYFRTEGERYIQLGGGWIGYVSAWGLLEHIVPAGQNLFKKLKLTPKDFNHVAIHQANGIQPMMAAGKLGLDMFAVMQGVMTPSLGDTGSAGTLIPLAHILDNAGPDERVLVAAYGSGAGSDCLSFKTTAGIEAKRPKKDLVMEQIDDKLMVDYATASKYENKLVRSPMMLTNYL